The following are encoded in a window of Echeneis naucrates chromosome 19, fEcheNa1.1, whole genome shotgun sequence genomic DNA:
- the atp6v0a1b gene encoding V-type proton ATPase 116 kDa subunit a isoform X3 gives MCVSHTFMFLIFFLLLAYNFILINSVPTPVEQSGLGSKSIYLGKSNGLTWAGSFLSLSYRPYQWAGLGMDRPFSTENAGFVEKEIKKANIPTVDTGENPEVPFPRDMIDLEATFEKLENELKEINTNQEALKKNFLELTELKHILRRTQQFFDEMEDPNLLEESSALMEGSEGGRGAPLRLGFVAGVISRERIPTFERMLWRVCRGNVFLRKAEIEDPLEDPTTGDQVHKSVFIIFFQGDQLKTRVKKICEGFRASLYPCPETPQERKEMLAGVNSRIDDLQMVLNQTEDHRQRVLQAASKTMRVWFIKVRKMKAIYHTLNLCNIDVTQKCLIAEVWCPVSDLDSIQFALRRGTERSGSTVPSILNRMQTKQTPPTFNKTNKFTSGFQNIVDAYGIGSYREINPAPYTIITFPFLFAVMFGDMGHGTLMTCAALYLVIRESRLLAQKSDNEMFNMVFAGRYIILLMGIFSIYTGIIYNDCFSKSLNMFGSGWSVRPMFYAKGANWSVKTLTENAALQLDPAVPGVFNGPYPLGIDPIWNVATNKLTFLNSFKMKMSVILGVIHMLFGVSLSLFNHMYFKKPLNIFLGFIPEIVFMSSLFGYLVLLVLYKWTAYDAFTSKDAPSLLIHFINMCLFNYSDPTNKPLYRGQMGLQILLVLIALACVPCMLIVKTMVLRRQHLWKKHLGTQKFGGVRVGNGPTEDEAGIMDHDHLSQHSEEGDEFNFGDVAVHQAIHTIEYCLGCISNTASYLRLWALSLAHAQLSEVLWSMVMHLGLSSRSGGGFFGLSIIFSAFATLTVAILLIMEGLSAFLHALRLHWVEFQNKFYSGQGFKFVPFSFESILEGRFDE, from the exons ATGTGTGTGTCCCatacattcatgtttttgattttttttttgttgcttgcTTACAATTTTATCCTCATCAATTCAGTTCCAACCCCAGTGGAGCAAAGCGGACTTGGGAGCAAATCCATTTACCTTGGAAAATCAAATGGGTTAACTTGGGCCGGatcttttctctccctgtcctaTCGCCCATATCAATGGGCTGGTCTGGGTATGGACAGGCCATTTTCAACTGAAAATGCAG GATTTGTGGAGAAGGAGATCAAGAAGGCCAACATTCCAACTGTGGACACTGGAGAAAACCCAGAGGTACCCTTTCCCAGGGACATGATTGATCTAGAG GCCACCTTTGAGAAGCTGGAGAATGAACTGAAGGAAATCAACACCAACCAGGAAGCCCTGAAGAAGAACTTCTTGGAGCTTACAGAGCTTAAACACATTCTTCGTCGAACACAGCAGTTTTTTGATGAG ATGGAGGATCCTAACCTGTTGGAAGAGTCATCAGCCCTGATGGAGGGAAGTGAAGGGGGACGTGGTGCCCCGCTCAGACTGGG GTTTGTGGCTGGCGTGATCAGCAGGGAGAGGATACCCACCTTTGAGCGGATGCTGTGGAGGGTGTGTCGTGGTAATGTTTTCTTAAGGAAGGCAGAGATCGAAGACCCTCTGGAGGACCCCACCACG GGTGACCAAGTGCACAAATCAGTgttcatcatcttcttccaaGGTGACCAGCTGAAGACCAGGGTTAAGAAGATCTGTGAGGG GTTCCGTGCCTCTCTTTACCCATGTCCAGAGACCCcacaggagaggaaggagatgcTGGCTGGGGTCAATAGCCGTATTGATGACCTCCAGATG GTACTTAACCAAACAGAGGACCATCGTCAGCGAGTTCTGCAGGCTGCCTCCAAGACCATGAGGGTATGGTTCATCAAAGTGAGGAAGATGAAAGCCATCTACCACACTCTCAACCTCTGCAACATCGATGTCACCCAGAAATGTCTGATTGCTGAAGTGTGGTGTCCGGTCTCTGACTTGGATTCCATTCAATTTGCTCTACGCAGAGGAACG GAGAGGAGTGGCTCAACGGTGCCATCCATCCTCAACAGGATGCAGACCAAGCAGACTCCACCTACCTTTAACAAGACCAACAAGTTCACATCAGGCTTCCAGAACATTGTTGATGCCTATGGTATTGGGAGCTATCGGGAGATCAATCCAG CTCCCTACACTATCATTACTTTCCCCTTCCtgtttgctgtgatgtttgGTGACATGGGCCATGGTACGCTGATGACCTGTGCTGCCCTCTACCTGGTTATTCGAGAGAGTCGCCTTCTTGCGCAGAAGAGTGACAATGAG atGTTTAACATGGTGTTTGCTGGCCGTTACATCATCCTCCTGATGGGGATCTTTTCCATTTACACTGGCATCATTTATAACGACTGCTTCTCGAAGTCATTGAACATGTTTGGCTCTGGATGGAGCGTCAGGCCCATGTTTTATGCTAAAGGAGCCAACTGGTC AGTGAAGACACTCACTGAAAATGCAGCTCTACAGTTAGACCCAGCTGTTCCTGGTGTGTTCAACGGGCCTTATCCACTGGGAATTGATCCG ATCTGGAATGTCGCCACCAACAAGCTTACTTTCCTTAACTCATTCAAGATGAAGATGTCTGTGATCCTGGGTGTCATCCACATGCTGTTCGGAGTGTCCCTCAGTCTCTTTAACCACAT GTACTTCAAAAAGCCATTGAATATCTTCCTGGGTTTCATCCCAGAGATCGTCTTCATGTCCAGCCTGTTTGGCTACCTCGTCCTGTTGGTCTTGTACAAGTGGACAGCTTACGACGCCTTCACCTCCAAGGATGCCCCCAGCCTGCTCATCCACTTCATCAACATGTGTCTCTTCAACTACAGTGACCCCACCAACAAGCCCCTCTACAGGGGACAG ATGGGGCTCCAAATTTTGTTGGTGTTGATTGCCCTTGCATGTGTACCCTGTATGCTGATTGTGAAAACTATGGTGCTACGGCGTCAGCACCTGTGGAAAAAGCACCTG GGAACGCAGAAGTTCGGAGGAGTGCGGGTGGGTAACGGGCCCACGGAAGACGAGGCTGGCATCATGGACCATGACCATCTCTCCCAGCACTCAGAGGAGGGAGATGAG TTTAACTTTGGGGATGTAGCAGTCCACCAGGCCATCCATACCATAGAGTACTGTCTGGGATGCATTTCCAACACAGCCTCCTATCTGCGCCTCTGGGCCCTCAGCTTGGCTCATGCAC AGCTGTCAGAGGTGCTTTGGTCCATGGTGATGCACCTGGGTCTGTCCTCCAGGAGTGGAGGTGGGTTCTTCGGCTTATCTATCATCTTCTCAGCCTTTGCCACACTCACAGTGGCCATCCTGCTCATTATGGAGGGCTTGTCAGCTTTTCTTCATGCCCTACGTCTGCATtg